From Streptomyces sp. NBC_01460, a single genomic window includes:
- a CDS encoding bifunctional succinyldiaminopimelate transaminase/glutamate-prephenate aminotransferase, whose amino-acid sequence MSAAVPVSSRLPAFPWDKLAPYKATAVAHPDGIVDLSVGTPVDPVPELIQQALIAAADSPGYPTVWGTEALRDALTGWVERRLGAVGARHENVLPVVGSKELVAWLPTQLGLGAGDKVAYPRLAYPTYEVGARLCGAEPVVYDDPTELDPEGLELLWLNSPSNPTGRVLPKDELTRIVAWAREHGVLVFSDECYLELGWEAEPVSVLHADVCGGTYEGIVAVHSLSKRSNLAGYRAAFVAGDAAVLGELLQIRKHGGMMTAAPVQAATVAALGDDTHVAEQRERYARRRTALRAALEAHGFRIEHSEASLYLWATRDEPCWETVAHLAELGILVAPGDFYGPAGDRFVRVALTASDERVDAAVKRLS is encoded by the coding sequence GTGTCCGCAGCAGTTCCCGTCTCCTCCCGCCTCCCCGCCTTCCCCTGGGACAAGCTCGCGCCGTACAAGGCGACGGCCGTGGCCCACCCGGACGGCATCGTGGACCTCTCGGTCGGCACGCCCGTCGACCCGGTGCCCGAGCTGATCCAGCAGGCGCTGATCGCCGCGGCGGACAGCCCCGGCTATCCGACGGTGTGGGGGACCGAGGCGCTGCGCGACGCCCTGACCGGCTGGGTGGAGCGCAGGCTCGGTGCGGTGGGTGCGCGTCACGAGAACGTGCTGCCGGTCGTCGGCTCCAAGGAGCTCGTGGCCTGGCTGCCGACCCAGCTCGGTCTCGGCGCCGGGGACAAGGTCGCCTACCCCCGGCTCGCCTACCCGACGTACGAGGTGGGCGCGCGGCTCTGCGGCGCCGAGCCGGTGGTCTACGACGACCCGACGGAGCTGGACCCGGAGGGCCTCGAGCTGCTCTGGCTCAACTCCCCGTCGAACCCGACGGGCCGGGTGCTGCCCAAGGACGAGCTGACCCGCATCGTCGCCTGGGCGCGCGAGCACGGGGTGCTGGTCTTCAGTGACGAGTGCTACCTGGAGCTCGGCTGGGAGGCGGAGCCCGTCTCCGTGCTCCACGCCGACGTCTGCGGTGGGACGTACGAGGGCATCGTGGCCGTCCACTCGCTCTCCAAGCGCTCCAACCTCGCCGGCTACCGTGCCGCCTTCGTCGCGGGCGACGCCGCGGTCCTGGGCGAGCTGCTCCAGATCCGCAAGCACGGCGGGATGATGACCGCGGCCCCCGTCCAGGCGGCGACGGTCGCGGCGCTGGGCGACGACACGCACGTGGCCGAGCAGCGGGAGCGCTACGCACGGCGGCGCACGGCGCTGAGGGCGGCGCTGGAGGCCCACGGCTTCCGGATCGAGCACAGCGAGGCGAGCCTCTACCTCTGGGCCACCCGTGACGAGCCCTGCTGGGAGACCGTGGCGCACCTCGCGGAGCTCGGCATCCTCGTGGCGCCCGGTGACTTCTACGGGCCGGCCGGGGACCGCTTCGTACGGGTGGCGCTGACGGCCTCGGACGAGCGCGTGGACGCGGCGGTCAAGCGGCTGTCCTAG
- the fdxA gene encoding ferredoxin: protein MTYVIAQPCVDVKDKACIEECPVDCIYEGSRSLYIHPDECVDCGACEPVCPVEAIFYEDDTPEEWKDYYKANVEFFDDLGSPGGASKLGLIERDHAFIAALPPQNQ from the coding sequence GTGACCTACGTCATCGCGCAGCCTTGTGTCGACGTGAAGGACAAGGCCTGCATCGAAGAGTGCCCCGTCGACTGCATCTACGAGGGCTCCCGGTCCTTGTACATCCATCCGGACGAGTGCGTCGACTGCGGAGCCTGTGAGCCGGTCTGCCCGGTCGAGGCCATCTTCTACGAGGACGACACCCCGGAGGAGTGGAAGGACTACTACAAGGCGAACGTCGAGTTCTTCGACGACCTCGGCTCGCCGGGTGGCGCCTCCAAGCTGGGTCTCATCGAGCGCGACCACGCCTTCATCGCCGCGCTGCCGCCGCAGAACCAGTAA
- a CDS encoding ATP-binding protein yields MSLPLSRRIARAALLIAAGAAPVVGAAGAAGAAGLPQTPALGGLTSLDGAGGTLDSTAKQGAEVANETGGKVVGTTLPAAGKTLEKAGDAAGGELSTDSLPTKGLPTKGLPIG; encoded by the coding sequence ATGTCCCTCCCCCTGTCCCGTCGGATCGCCCGTGCCGCGCTGCTGATCGCCGCAGGTGCGGCACCCGTGGTCGGCGCGGCCGGTGCCGCGGGTGCCGCGGGGCTCCCGCAGACCCCCGCGCTCGGCGGCCTCACCTCGCTCGACGGCGCCGGCGGCACGCTGGACTCCACCGCCAAGCAGGGGGCCGAGGTGGCCAACGAGACCGGCGGCAAGGTGGTCGGCACGACGCTGCCCGCCGCCGGCAAGACCCTGGAGAAGGCGGGCGACGCCGCGGGCGGCGAGTTGTCCACCGACTCCCTGCCGACCAAGGGTCTGCCCACCAAGGGCCTGCCGATCGGCTGA
- a CDS encoding GNAT family N-acetyltransferase produces the protein MEFTMGGRLEVRITPADVGKRVSVRRVAGPAGEGSKFTDTVGVLTSWDDGVLSVTTKSGEGVRIPESSLVAGKVVPPAPARRRGPAASFGELALTTARAWQPVESEPLGDWRLRAAGGFTRRANSVLPLGDPGLPLGEALDTVRRWYGERGLPAYVQTATGAEGTQERLCADLEEHGWRREVTADVRVASLAPIGDLDRDVSAVRTSREADSTWLSRYQRFDTPGPHVLKVLGSGPSVWFASVPGDDPAGVPAAIGRCVVDGRWAGFMAVEVGPEHRRRGLATAVMTALARTALDEGASAAWLQVEADNEGARALYDGMGFATHHSYHHFRCA, from the coding sequence GTGGAATTCACCATGGGCGGACGGCTCGAGGTTCGCATAACACCTGCTGACGTGGGAAAACGCGTCTCGGTACGGCGCGTCGCCGGCCCTGCGGGCGAGGGCTCGAAGTTCACCGATACGGTCGGGGTTCTCACATCGTGGGACGACGGTGTGCTGTCGGTCACCACGAAGAGCGGCGAGGGTGTCCGCATCCCGGAATCCTCGCTGGTGGCGGGCAAGGTGGTGCCCCCGGCCCCGGCGCGCCGCCGCGGTCCGGCGGCCTCCTTCGGTGAACTCGCCCTGACCACCGCGCGCGCCTGGCAGCCCGTGGAGAGCGAGCCCCTGGGCGACTGGCGGCTGCGCGCGGCCGGCGGATTCACCCGCCGCGCCAACTCGGTGCTGCCGCTCGGCGATCCGGGTCTCCCCCTCGGCGAGGCGCTCGACACGGTGCGGCGCTGGTACGGCGAACGGGGCCTGCCCGCCTACGTCCAGACCGCCACCGGTGCCGAGGGAACGCAGGAGCGGCTCTGCGCGGACCTGGAGGAGCACGGCTGGCGGCGTGAGGTGACGGCCGACGTGCGCGTCGCGTCCCTGGCGCCGATCGGCGACCTGGACCGCGACGTCTCGGCCGTCCGGACGTCCAGGGAGGCCGACTCCACCTGGCTCTCCCGCTACCAGCGCTTCGACACCCCCGGGCCCCACGTGCTGAAGGTGCTGGGCAGCGGCCCTTCGGTGTGGTTCGCCTCCGTGCCGGGCGACGACCCGGCGGGGGTGCCCGCCGCGATCGGACGCTGCGTGGTGGACGGCCGCTGGGCCGGCTTCATGGCCGTCGAGGTGGGTCCGGAGCACCGGCGGCGCGGCCTCGCGACGGCGGTCATGACGGCGCTGGCCCGTACGGCGCTGGACGAAGGCGCCTCCGCCGCGTGGCTCCAGGTGGAGGCGGACAATGAAGGTGCCCGTGCGCTCTACGACGGCATGGGCTTCGCCACCCACCACAGCTACCACCACTTCCGGTGCGCGTAG
- the dapE gene encoding succinyl-diaminopimelate desuccinylase: protein MDGHTLDLALDGPELTARLVDFPSVSGQEKDLADAIEAALRPLPHLTVERHGNNIVARTRLGRAERVVLAGHIDTVPIADNVPSRLDDDGVLWGCGTSDMKSGVAVQLRIAATVPEPNRDLTFIFYDNEEVAAHLNGLGHVAEAHPEWLDADFAVLLEPSDAQVEGGCQGTIRAHLRLTGERAHSARSWMGSNAIHAAAPVLARLAAYEPRRPVIDGLEYREGLNAVGIEGGVATNVIPDSCTVVVNYRYAPDLTPEQAEAHVREVFADCGVAEFILDDHSGAAMPGLSHPAAKAFMEAVGGTAQPKFGWTDVSRFGALGVPAVNYGPGDALFAHKRDEHVAVDRITHCEERLRSWLTS, encoded by the coding sequence ATGGATGGACACACGCTCGACCTCGCCCTGGACGGTCCGGAGCTCACCGCCCGGCTGGTCGACTTCCCCTCGGTCAGCGGGCAGGAGAAGGACCTCGCCGACGCCATCGAGGCGGCCCTGCGCCCGCTGCCGCACCTGACCGTCGAGCGCCACGGCAACAACATCGTGGCCAGGACGCGGCTGGGACGCGCCGAGCGCGTCGTCCTGGCGGGGCACATCGACACCGTCCCGATCGCGGACAACGTCCCGTCCCGGCTCGACGACGACGGCGTGCTGTGGGGATGCGGGACCTCCGACATGAAGTCGGGCGTAGCCGTCCAGCTGCGGATCGCCGCGACGGTGCCGGAGCCCAACCGCGACCTCACGTTCATCTTCTACGACAACGAAGAGGTCGCCGCCCACCTCAACGGCCTCGGGCACGTCGCCGAGGCGCACCCCGAGTGGCTCGACGCGGACTTCGCCGTCCTCCTGGAGCCCAGCGACGCCCAGGTCGAGGGCGGCTGCCAGGGCACGATCCGGGCGCACCTGCGGCTGACGGGCGAGCGGGCCCACTCCGCACGCAGCTGGATGGGTTCCAACGCGATCCACGCCGCCGCGCCCGTCCTGGCCAGGCTCGCGGCCTACGAGCCGCGCCGCCCGGTCATCGACGGCCTGGAGTACCGGGAGGGGCTCAACGCCGTGGGCATCGAGGGCGGGGTCGCCACCAACGTCATCCCGGACTCCTGCACCGTGGTGGTCAACTACCGGTACGCGCCCGACCTCACCCCCGAGCAGGCGGAGGCGCACGTCCGCGAGGTCTTCGCGGACTGCGGCGTCGCCGAATTCATCCTCGACGACCATTCCGGTGCCGCGATGCCCGGGCTCTCGCATCCCGCCGCCAAGGCCTTCATGGAGGCGGTCGGCGGCACGGCCCAGCCCAAGTTCGGCTGGACGGACGTGTCCCGCTTCGGCGCGCTCGGTGTCCCCGCGGTGAATTACGGCCCCGGGGACGCGCTGTTCGCGCACAAGCGGGACGAGCACGTGGCGGTCGACCGGATCACCCACTGCGAGGAGCGCCTCCGCTCCTGGCTCACCAGCTGA